A stretch of Paludisphaera borealis DNA encodes these proteins:
- a CDS encoding DUF1501 domain-containing protein: protein MIIVPGQAGKDLCDPHLGMTRRDLLRVGGSGLLGLSLGSMLHLQAASAKAADQTGGGALGAPGWGKAKSIIMVYLQGGPSHLDLWDPKEGVPDNVKSVFKKISTKVPGIDVTENLPKLAQITDKFTFIRSMSYTPNGLFNHTAAIYQMMTGYTTDKVSPSGQLEPPNPKDFPNFGSQIIRLRPQNVPMLPFVMLPRPLQESGVVGKGGTAGFLGKAYDPYTLYPDGDDMDQTKMERIKVEDLQLRPEVFALRLQRRAKLRDALNAGMKAVDEAVSDYKLNEYYDRALSLVASGRARDAFNIQAEDDKTRDLYGRNTFGQSCLLARRLVEAGTKVVEVIWPKVANSDNHSWDHHTDLTSRMRDRSGPMLDQGLSGLLIDLDQRGMLDDTLVVAVGEFGRSPQKGVSTSGNGNSADGRDHWPYCYTAVVAGAGIKRGHIHGQSDKTGSAPLSDPVHPGELLATIYHTFGIDPATMVMNHLNQPRELVKADALTRLFG from the coding sequence ATGATCATCGTTCCCGGACAGGCAGGGAAAGACCTCTGCGATCCGCATCTTGGGATGACCCGTCGCGACCTCCTCCGCGTGGGGGGCTCGGGGCTCTTGGGGCTCAGCCTCGGCTCGATGCTCCACCTCCAGGCGGCGTCGGCGAAGGCCGCCGACCAGACCGGCGGCGGCGCGTTGGGCGCGCCCGGCTGGGGCAAGGCCAAGAGCATCATCATGGTCTACCTTCAGGGCGGCCCCAGCCATCTCGACCTCTGGGACCCCAAGGAAGGCGTGCCCGACAACGTCAAGAGCGTCTTCAAGAAGATCTCCACCAAGGTCCCCGGGATCGACGTCACCGAGAACCTCCCCAAGCTGGCGCAGATCACCGATAAGTTCACGTTCATTCGGTCGATGAGCTACACGCCCAACGGCCTGTTCAACCACACGGCCGCCATCTACCAGATGATGACCGGCTACACGACCGACAAGGTCAGCCCGTCCGGCCAGCTTGAGCCGCCGAACCCGAAGGACTTCCCCAACTTCGGCTCGCAGATCATTCGCCTGCGGCCGCAGAACGTGCCGATGCTGCCGTTCGTGATGCTCCCTCGCCCGCTCCAGGAGAGCGGCGTCGTGGGCAAGGGGGGGACCGCCGGCTTCCTCGGCAAGGCGTACGACCCGTATACGCTCTACCCCGACGGCGACGACATGGACCAGACCAAGATGGAGCGGATCAAGGTCGAAGACCTCCAGCTCCGCCCCGAGGTCTTCGCCCTTCGCCTCCAGCGCCGGGCCAAGCTCCGCGACGCCTTGAACGCCGGCATGAAGGCGGTCGACGAGGCCGTTTCCGACTACAAGCTCAACGAGTACTACGATCGGGCGCTCAGCCTGGTTGCCTCGGGCCGGGCGCGCGACGCCTTCAACATCCAGGCCGAGGACGACAAGACCCGCGACCTCTACGGCCGCAACACGTTCGGCCAGAGCTGCCTGCTGGCCCGCCGGCTGGTCGAGGCCGGCACCAAGGTCGTCGAGGTCATCTGGCCCAAGGTCGCCAACTCCGACAACCACTCGTGGGACCACCACACCGACCTGACCTCACGGATGCGCGACCGCTCTGGCCCGATGCTCGACCAGGGCCTCTCCGGCCTTCTGATCGACCTCGACCAGCGCGGCATGCTCGACGACACGCTGGTCGTCGCCGTGGGCGAGTTCGGCCGCAGTCCGCAGAAGGGCGTGAGCACCTCCGGCAACGGCAACAGCGCCGACGGCCGCGACCACTGGCCGTACTGCTACACGGCGGTCGTCGCCGGCGCCGGGATCAAGCGTGGCCACATCCACGGCCAGTCCGACAAGACCGGCTCCGCTCCGCTCTCCGACCCGGTCCACCCCGGCGAGCTGCTGGCGACCATCTACCACACCTTCGGCATCGACCCGGCCACCATGGTCATGAACCACCTGAACCAGCCCCGCGAGCTGGTCAAGGCCGACGCCCTCACCCGGCTGTTCGGCTGA
- a CDS encoding TIGR03067 domain-containing protein: MLRIALLLLIVSQAPAESPEVKKELAKHQGVWATESFHRDGKDTPDAIARSITRTVDGDHVVWKRNGKSFSGSTIVLDPTADPKTIDILADGGPARDKRVLGIYKLEDDRLTICTSDADQPRPKDFKAEKDSKRTLMVFTREKTEAKL; this comes from the coding sequence ATGCTTCGCATCGCACTTCTCTTGTTGATCGTCTCGCAGGCCCCGGCCGAGTCCCCCGAGGTCAAGAAAGAGCTGGCGAAGCACCAGGGGGTCTGGGCGACGGAGTCGTTCCACCGCGACGGCAAGGACACGCCCGACGCGATCGCGCGGTCGATCACCCGGACCGTCGACGGCGACCACGTCGTCTGGAAGCGGAACGGCAAGAGCTTCTCCGGCTCGACCATCGTCCTCGACCCGACCGCCGATCCCAAGACCATCGACATCCTCGCCGACGGCGGCCCCGCCCGCGACAAGCGCGTGCTCGGCATCTACAAGCTCGAAGACGACCGCCTCACCATCTGCACGTCCGACGCCGACCAACCCCGCCCCAAAGACTTCAAGGCCGAGAAAGACAGCAAGCGGACCCTTATGGTCTTCACCCGCGAGAAGACCGAGGCCAAGCTGTGA
- a CDS encoding redoxin domain-containing protein: protein MKIKRRRIAICSILLVTCSAAIPARTDGMHEVRGRVVGQDGKAVAGAAVGCFWRANGTGNGPDGKQLDLEDPVKLKEFWGNLGRMEPVGRDSATTDAEGRFAVTIKASRHALMAMDSPRERGGLVVLPKGKDDEPVEIRVGPMVKVRGALKDPSAKGETGWTHVYVNMPDDPERPLDATRLVSCGSFDSRFEMSLPPGPYVLDGYTEARDADLGPAKTIVLAAGDAEVDLGVLLLSKVKDDIAARSERGKSDGTWIDVAQRFGRPAPEWRLTDARGVPKGARVQDFRGKWLLIYFWGFGCAPCLGTELPALARFYEDHQADRNRFEVVAVCIDDDEASTSMAAVDRKLENVVKHVWGGKALPFPVVLDASYQSMENFGVTRFGPLLVDPDGDLILGDLTTLTEKLKRVEPPTRP, encoded by the coding sequence ATGAAGATAAAACGACGACGCATTGCGATATGTTCTATCCTGCTCGTAACTTGCTCGGCCGCGATTCCAGCTCGCACAGACGGCATGCACGAGGTTCGGGGCCGAGTGGTCGGCCAAGACGGCAAGGCCGTGGCGGGTGCCGCCGTCGGCTGTTTCTGGAGGGCGAACGGGACGGGCAACGGGCCGGACGGCAAGCAGCTCGACCTCGAGGACCCGGTGAAGCTCAAGGAGTTCTGGGGCAACCTGGGCCGGATGGAGCCGGTCGGCCGGGATTCCGCGACGACCGACGCCGAGGGCCGATTCGCCGTCACGATCAAGGCGTCGAGACACGCCCTAATGGCGATGGACTCCCCGCGCGAACGGGGGGGACTGGTCGTGCTGCCGAAAGGGAAGGACGACGAGCCCGTCGAGATCCGCGTCGGCCCCATGGTCAAGGTCCGAGGCGCCTTGAAGGACCCGTCGGCCAAGGGCGAAACGGGCTGGACTCACGTTTATGTGAATATGCCGGATGATCCCGAGCGTCCGCTCGATGCCACGAGGCTCGTCAGTTGCGGTTCGTTCGACTCCAGGTTCGAGATGTCGTTGCCCCCCGGCCCCTACGTCCTCGACGGGTACACCGAGGCGAGGGACGCGGACCTCGGCCCAGCTAAGACGATCGTGCTCGCCGCCGGCGACGCCGAAGTGGATCTCGGCGTCCTCCTACTGTCGAAGGTCAAGGACGACATCGCCGCCAGGTCCGAACGAGGCAAGTCCGATGGGACGTGGATCGACGTGGCGCAGCGCTTCGGAAGGCCCGCGCCGGAGTGGCGTCTCACCGACGCGCGGGGCGTTCCCAAGGGCGCCCGGGTTCAAGACTTCCGCGGCAAATGGCTGCTGATCTACTTCTGGGGTTTCGGATGCGCCCCGTGCCTCGGGACCGAGCTGCCCGCGCTGGCCCGGTTTTACGAGGACCACCAGGCGGATCGCAACCGGTTCGAAGTCGTGGCGGTCTGTATTGACGACGATGAGGCTTCGACCTCGATGGCCGCCGTCGATCGCAAGCTCGAGAACGTCGTCAAACACGTGTGGGGCGGAAAGGCGCTCCCATTCCCTGTCGTCCTCGACGCTTCCTATCAGTCGATGGAGAACTTCGGAGTCACGAGGTTCGGCCCCTTGCTGGTCGATCCCGACGGCGACCTCATCCTCGGCGATCTGACCACTCTGACGGAGAAACTCAAGCGGGTCGAGCCGCCGACCAGGCCGTGA
- a CDS encoding BlaI/MecI/CopY family transcriptional regulator, whose amino-acid sequence MARGRSETLTAREAQIMDVVWRLGEATAEQIREGLEDRPHDSTIRTLLRILETKGFLAHEARGKAYLYRAAVERERAQGLALRSMLAQFFRGSAEDLVLRLIEDEQITPEQLDELRRASPAPSPKVKRASRRGGEGKDAKSGG is encoded by the coding sequence ATGGCGAGGGGGCGTTCCGAGACGCTGACGGCGCGCGAGGCGCAGATCATGGACGTGGTCTGGCGGCTGGGCGAGGCGACGGCCGAGCAGATCCGCGAGGGACTTGAGGATCGTCCGCACGATTCGACGATCCGGACGCTGCTGCGGATCTTGGAGACGAAGGGGTTCCTCGCGCATGAGGCGCGGGGCAAGGCGTACCTGTACCGCGCCGCGGTCGAGCGGGAGCGGGCGCAGGGGCTGGCGCTGCGGAGCATGCTGGCGCAGTTTTTTCGAGGGTCGGCCGAGGACCTGGTCCTCCGGCTGATCGAGGACGAGCAGATCACGCCCGAGCAGCTTGACGAGCTGCGCCGGGCGTCGCCCGCTCCGTCCCCGAAGGTCAAGCGGGCGAGTCGTCGCGGGGGAGAGGGGAAAGACGCGAAATCGGGAGGATGA
- a CDS encoding carboxypeptidase regulatory-like domain-containing protein has protein sequence MDHVFGWVSSGAVGPLVVAFDAIFRATVLLVLAFGAHAALGRSRALVRSALWNACLIGLLLIPASILALPRLVISAPRLAATPPAAAPVQEALFTPAPMPMRVEGPAPFPPSGLDEGRTSVRPSHEPTAEPPARARFDVAILALGVYLAVAMLLAARLAVALALVHSMKRRCEPSTGREWIEALERWRKTLGIGRPVVLLESERVSVPVVVGWLRPSIILPTRLSGAENRPMIDAVLLHELSHVRRGDFGWNLVRKLVQIAYWPHPLVWPLGRVVGAVREQACDDLCIHVLGAASTYRASLLEVASGLVRRPDPALGLAMARSTNLGKRLAWIDRSRGASRCVMPAPTRLALAGAVLAVAGTIGSIELSRATAAEEPKPVAPKPAEAVPAAQPPAIEIVVTAKDTGKPLAGVTVRSLIDFTHIEQKTDREGRVVVDLSRRLFQDTFGFDVWVDGYIQQRFFFAQNDARNPRIPSRFVVELLPAEETLGGAVTDEAGHPIAGVKVRIWGHLGEKKKKSELAYKVDAVTDAQGRWRSRCFRGLKFAYLYLSHPDYLTDDDAPERRHGRPDPSDPVEPGARTMEVVRDFSDVQILKKGVAISGTVVDDQGRPISNADIAWFPTTDETNLQEEMPTAATDARGDFRFPHARPGRLTLQIKASGHAPELKRIEAKAGAQPVAIQLRAAHTLAGRVVDSKGKPIPDVFVNIDTWRGTRALRVFLKSDADGRFRWNDAPADSVSINASRSGFKSVSRRSASPEEGDILLELKRALSVSGWIRDAETNATVDQTRLEVGVPDPKTGAYTWSEDMQVFAFQGRIQADIDADKASEFRLRFIANGYAPTESRTFRNDEGQVEYDVKLAKAKPGAEDVLSGVVLRPDGKPLEGADVTVTYPAGGKDRFPVALVEDGKLPPSKDQTIAKTDAQGRFRVAHSPDPEASRYALVVVHPECYAEVPRAAFEADSTIKALPWGRIEGTARIGSKPASGAAIRYGAERMAPGEPVAFYTGTAMADEQGRFVAPFAVAGDARVSLQRDGDWCTGVLVEVKAGATTRADVGGVGRPVIARIAAPEGGGPDADHVLNSEFSINNELLPVPYPKDVLSGPDKANAWLKQWWGSPEGRAHRRDNWFNILKRKLQPDGTIRVDDVPPGSYRLRLTYSADPIFGFRLPEGMLVATKQFTIPAIPGGRSDEPLDLGELRPAPKAALKVGEAAPAFDVESLSGGRIKLEDFRGKYVLLDFWATWCGPCVAEIPELKKVHDRFGKDERFAMISLSLDAGKDAPRKFVAEKGVAWPQGFVGDWPDGGPQAAYHVEAIPAMFLIAPDGTLKAQGLRGDAVEAAVSQVLKSK, from the coding sequence ATGGACCACGTCTTCGGCTGGGTTTCCTCGGGGGCGGTCGGGCCCCTCGTCGTTGCATTCGATGCGATCTTCAGGGCGACCGTCTTGCTCGTCCTCGCCTTCGGGGCGCACGCCGCCCTCGGGCGGTCGCGGGCGCTGGTGCGCTCGGCGCTCTGGAACGCCTGCCTGATCGGCCTGCTGCTGATCCCGGCGTCCATCCTGGCGCTGCCGAGGCTCGTCATTTCGGCCCCCCGGCTGGCGGCGACCCCTCCGGCCGCCGCTCCGGTTCAAGAGGCGCTGTTCACGCCGGCTCCCATGCCGATGCGGGTCGAGGGGCCGGCGCCGTTCCCGCCATCCGGATTGGATGAAGGGCGAACGTCTGTTCGACCATCCCACGAGCCCACCGCCGAGCCGCCGGCGCGCGCTCGGTTCGACGTCGCGATCCTGGCGCTGGGCGTGTATCTCGCCGTTGCGATGCTCCTCGCGGCGCGGTTAGCCGTAGCGTTGGCGCTGGTTCATAGCATGAAACGCCGATGCGAGCCGTCGACGGGCCGGGAATGGATCGAGGCGCTGGAGCGATGGCGGAAGACGCTAGGGATCGGCCGTCCCGTCGTATTGCTGGAGTCGGAACGCGTGTCGGTCCCGGTCGTCGTGGGCTGGCTGCGGCCATCGATCATACTGCCGACGCGGTTGAGCGGGGCGGAGAATCGCCCCATGATCGACGCGGTTTTGTTGCACGAGCTGAGCCACGTCCGGCGCGGGGATTTCGGCTGGAATCTGGTGCGTAAGCTCGTCCAGATCGCCTACTGGCCGCACCCCCTGGTCTGGCCGCTCGGTCGGGTCGTCGGGGCCGTCCGCGAACAGGCCTGCGACGACCTTTGCATCCACGTTTTGGGCGCGGCATCGACTTACCGGGCGTCGCTTCTCGAAGTCGCCTCGGGCCTGGTCCGACGCCCCGACCCGGCGCTCGGCCTCGCCATGGCGCGTTCCACGAACCTCGGCAAGCGGCTGGCCTGGATCGACCGCAGCCGAGGCGCGTCGCGTTGCGTGATGCCCGCGCCGACGCGACTCGCGCTCGCCGGAGCGGTGCTGGCCGTCGCCGGCACGATCGGCTCGATCGAGCTGAGTCGGGCGACGGCGGCCGAAGAACCGAAACCCGTCGCGCCGAAGCCAGCCGAAGCCGTCCCGGCCGCGCAGCCGCCGGCGATCGAGATCGTGGTTACGGCCAAGGACACTGGCAAGCCGCTGGCGGGGGTGACGGTCCGGTCGTTGATCGACTTCACCCACATCGAGCAGAAGACCGACCGCGAAGGCAGGGTCGTGGTTGACCTCTCCAGGCGTCTGTTTCAGGACACATTCGGCTTCGACGTCTGGGTCGACGGCTATATCCAGCAACGGTTCTTCTTCGCCCAGAATGATGCCAGGAATCCAAGAATACCGTCGCGTTTCGTCGTCGAGCTGCTGCCCGCCGAAGAGACGCTCGGCGGCGCGGTGACGGACGAAGCGGGCCACCCGATTGCCGGGGTGAAGGTCCGGATCTGGGGCCATCTGGGCGAGAAGAAGAAAAAAAGCGAGCTGGCCTACAAGGTGGACGCGGTCACCGACGCGCAAGGCCGGTGGCGCTCTCGGTGTTTCCGAGGGTTGAAGTTCGCCTACCTCTACCTCTCGCATCCCGACTACCTGACCGACGACGACGCGCCGGAGCGCCGCCACGGCCGTCCTGATCCGTCCGATCCCGTCGAGCCGGGCGCTCGCACCATGGAGGTCGTGCGCGATTTCTCCGACGTTCAGATCCTCAAGAAAGGCGTCGCGATTTCCGGGACGGTGGTCGACGACCAGGGTCGGCCGATTTCTAACGCCGATATTGCATGGTTCCCCACAACCGACGAAACGAACCTGCAAGAAGAGATGCCGACGGCGGCGACCGACGCCCGGGGCGACTTCCGATTCCCTCACGCCCGGCCCGGCCGCCTGACCTTGCAAATCAAGGCCTCGGGGCATGCGCCGGAGCTGAAGCGAATTGAGGCCAAGGCAGGCGCGCAGCCCGTCGCGATCCAGCTCAGGGCGGCCCACACTCTCGCCGGCCGCGTCGTCGATTCGAAGGGAAAGCCGATCCCGGACGTTTTCGTCAACATCGACACCTGGCGCGGCACCCGGGCGCTCCGCGTCTTTTTGAAGTCCGACGCCGACGGCCGGTTCCGCTGGAACGACGCCCCGGCCGACTCCGTCTCCATCAACGCCAGCCGCTCCGGTTTCAAATCCGTAAGTAGAAGGTCCGCATCCCCGGAGGAAGGGGATATCCTCCTGGAGCTGAAGCGCGCACTCTCCGTCAGCGGCTGGATTCGCGACGCCGAGACGAACGCAACAGTCGACCAGACCCGGCTTGAAGTCGGCGTCCCGGACCCGAAGACCGGCGCGTACACCTGGTCCGAGGATATGCAGGTCTTCGCATTCCAGGGCCGCATTCAAGCCGATATCGACGCCGACAAGGCGAGCGAGTTCCGCCTGCGATTCATCGCGAACGGCTACGCGCCGACCGAGTCGCGCACCTTCCGGAATGACGAGGGACAGGTCGAGTACGACGTCAAGCTCGCCAAGGCGAAGCCCGGCGCGGAGGACGTGCTCTCGGGCGTCGTGCTTCGCCCCGACGGCAAGCCGCTCGAAGGTGCGGACGTGACCGTGACTTATCCGGCCGGCGGGAAGGATCGCTTTCCGGTCGCCCTCGTCGAGGACGGCAAACTCCCGCCGAGCAAGGATCAGACGATCGCGAAGACCGACGCCCAGGGGCGGTTCCGGGTGGCCCACTCGCCCGATCCCGAGGCAAGTCGCTACGCCCTGGTCGTCGTGCATCCTGAATGCTACGCTGAGGTCCCCCGCGCCGCGTTCGAGGCGGATTCGACGATCAAGGCGCTCCCTTGGGGCCGCATCGAAGGAACAGCGCGGATCGGAAGCAAGCCGGCCTCGGGCGCCGCGATCCGTTACGGTGCCGAGCGGATGGCCCCGGGAGAGCCCGTTGCGTTCTACACTGGGACGGCGATGGCCGACGAGCAGGGCCGGTTCGTCGCGCCTTTCGCCGTGGCCGGCGACGCTCGCGTCTCCCTGCAACGCGACGGGGACTGGTGCACCGGCGTTCTCGTGGAGGTCAAGGCTGGCGCGACTACGCGGGCCGATGTCGGCGGCGTGGGGCGGCCCGTGATCGCCCGGATCGCCGCGCCCGAAGGAGGGGGCCCGGACGCGGACCACGTCTTGAACTCGGAGTTCTCAATTAACAACGAGCTACTGCCCGTTCCCTATCCGAAAGACGTCTTGAGCGGTCCCGACAAGGCGAACGCGTGGCTCAAGCAGTGGTGGGGTTCCCCCGAGGGGCGCGCCCATCGCCGCGACAACTGGTTCAACATCCTTAAGCGGAAGCTCCAGCCGGACGGCACGATCCGGGTCGATGACGTCCCCCCCGGCTCGTACCGCCTTCGCCTCACCTACAGCGCCGATCCGATCTTCGGCTTTCGCTTGCCGGAGGGGATGCTGGTCGCGACGAAGCAGTTCACGATCCCCGCGATCCCCGGCGGGCGGAGCGACGAGCCGCTCGACCTGGGCGAGCTGCGGCCGGCGCCGAAGGCCGCGCTCAAGGTCGGCGAGGCCGCGCCGGCGTTCGACGTCGAGTCGCTGAGTGGCGGTCGGATCAAGCTGGAGGACTTCCGCGGCAAGTACGTCCTGCTCGACTTCTGGGCGACATGGTGCGGCCCCTGCGTCGCCGAGATCCCGGAGCTGAAGAAGGTCCACGACCGCTTCGGCAAGGACGAGAGGTTCGCGATGATCAGTCTCAGCCTTGACGCCGGCAAGGACGCGCCCCGCAAATTCGTGGCCGAGAAAGGCGTCGCCTGGCCCCAGGGATTCGTCGGAGATTGGCCCGACGGCGGCCCCCAGGCCGCCTACCACGTCGAGGCCATCCCGGCGATGTTCCTGATCGCCCCTGACGGCACGCTGAAAGCCCAGGGCCTGCGCGGCGACGCGGTCGAGGCAGCCGTCTCGCAGGTGTTGAAATCGAAATAG
- a CDS encoding Uma2 family endonuclease — MSTTTPATPLPVAISPLLTSRLSRLTVSQYDRMIENGTISQSEDLELIDGLLVTKMSRNRPHVQAGKLGLAALMRIVPPGWHVAKEDPIVASDWSKPEPDLALVRGRVVDYATRDVTASDVGLVIEIAASSLAVDRDVMGRLYASGGIPVYWIVNLIDGLVEVYSDPDPAHGYRSRLDFRRGDSIPVAVDGRDLGRVTVDDLLPAAE, encoded by the coding sequence ATGTCAACGACGACGCCCGCAACGCCCTTGCCTGTCGCGATCAGCCCGCTTCTGACGTCGCGTCTCTCCCGACTCACCGTGTCGCAGTACGACCGAATGATCGAGAACGGGACGATTAGCCAATCCGAAGACTTGGAACTGATCGACGGCCTGCTGGTCACCAAGATGAGTCGAAATCGTCCCCACGTTCAGGCGGGCAAGCTTGGGCTTGCGGCCCTCATGCGGATCGTTCCGCCGGGCTGGCACGTCGCCAAGGAAGATCCGATCGTCGCGTCGGACTGGAGCAAGCCTGAGCCCGACCTGGCGCTGGTGCGTGGGCGAGTCGTCGATTATGCGACCCGCGACGTGACGGCGAGCGACGTCGGCCTGGTCATCGAGATCGCCGCGTCAAGCCTCGCCGTCGACCGCGACGTCATGGGACGCCTCTACGCTTCGGGCGGCATTCCGGTCTACTGGATCGTCAACCTCATCGACGGCCTCGTCGAAGTTTACAGCGATCCCGACCCGGCCCACGGCTATCGATCCCGCCTCGATTTCCGACGCGGCGATTCGATCCCGGTCGCCGTCGACGGCCGCGACCTCGGCCGCGTAACCGTCGACGACCTGCTGCCAGCCGCCGAGTAG
- a CDS encoding DUF362 domain-containing protein, with the protein MASTYPCGGLKRRGFLSATAAAVAAQASLPSVLVSAQESRAAAGKPAADEKWGVPGPYPGRVVEVRKPDMIRNDVKNREAIAQAVGRGMKELTGADDAVGAWRSFFEPGDVVGIKMNPVGNPLANSSSELMLEVIEGLKAAGVKTKDIVAFERYRDEFVGAKMHEALPDGIAWTGLGVEYNAHQTDLKGVDDLRTPNLDNVTGYDPDEFVVMEIIGQGEDPKDDRNRRSHLGLLVTRRVNKIVLLPVLKDHGSAGVTGALKNMSHGLVNNVCRSHGTPDTNVCNQFIPQVVAHPIIRKKCVLHIMDGIKGVYQGGPAASRPEWTWENNALLFATDPVAMDHVLWRAIDAKRKEKGLPPVGASGKLVLDPLGTEGFDVRQPQHIALAARLGLGIFDFKSPKGRRFSIDHRIVNMG; encoded by the coding sequence ATGGCGTCGACGTATCCTTGCGGTGGTCTGAAGCGGCGGGGATTCTTGAGCGCGACGGCGGCGGCGGTCGCGGCGCAGGCGAGCCTGCCGTCGGTCTTGGTTTCCGCGCAAGAGTCGCGCGCGGCGGCCGGCAAGCCGGCGGCCGACGAGAAGTGGGGCGTCCCCGGCCCCTACCCCGGTCGGGTCGTCGAGGTCCGCAAGCCGGACATGATCCGCAACGACGTCAAGAACCGCGAGGCGATCGCGCAGGCCGTCGGCCGAGGCATGAAGGAGCTGACCGGCGCGGACGACGCCGTTGGCGCGTGGCGGAGTTTCTTCGAGCCCGGCGACGTGGTCGGCATCAAGATGAACCCGGTCGGCAACCCGCTGGCCAACTCGTCAAGCGAGCTGATGCTCGAAGTGATCGAGGGGCTGAAAGCGGCGGGCGTCAAGACGAAGGACATCGTCGCCTTCGAGCGCTACCGCGACGAGTTCGTCGGCGCCAAGATGCACGAAGCGCTGCCCGACGGCATCGCCTGGACCGGCCTGGGGGTCGAGTACAACGCCCATCAGACCGACCTGAAAGGGGTCGACGACCTCCGGACGCCGAACCTCGACAACGTCACGGGCTACGACCCCGACGAGTTCGTGGTGATGGAGATCATCGGCCAGGGCGAAGACCCCAAGGACGACCGCAACCGACGGTCGCACCTCGGCTTACTCGTCACGCGGCGGGTGAACAAGATCGTGCTTTTGCCGGTGCTCAAGGACCACGGCTCGGCCGGCGTGACCGGAGCGCTCAAGAACATGAGCCACGGCCTGGTCAACAACGTCTGCCGGTCGCACGGCACGCCCGACACCAACGTCTGCAACCAGTTCATCCCCCAGGTCGTCGCCCACCCGATCATCCGCAAGAAGTGCGTCCTGCACATCATGGACGGCATCAAGGGCGTCTACCAGGGGGGCCCCGCGGCCTCGCGCCCGGAGTGGACGTGGGAGAACAACGCGCTGTTGTTCGCGACCGACCCCGTCGCCATGGACCACGTCCTCTGGCGCGCGATCGACGCCAAGCGCAAGGAGAAGGGCCTGCCTCCCGTCGGCGCCTCCGGCAAGCTCGTCCTCGACCCGCTGGGGACCGAAGGCTTCGACGTCCGCCAGCCCCAGCACATCGCGCTGGCCGCCCGCCTGGGCCTCGGCATCTTCGACTTCAAGTCGCCCAAGGGCCGGCGGTTCTCGATCGATCATCGAATCGTTAACATGGGGTGA
- a CDS encoding protein-L-isoaspartate(D-aspartate) O-methyltransferase → MDGMRKRPWLRGALLLLTGVVLCLFAALASAGFQFVESDETYGARRREMVARQIEARGVSNPAVLEAMRRIPRHRFVPRLMRGRAYHNSPLPIGHEQTISQPYIVGLMTSLVRPSKSKRVLEIGTGSGYQAAVLSECFGEVDTIEVIPELGLQAKAILTELGCRNVNLKVGDGYAGWPEKAPFDAVLLTAAPPKRIPQPLLDQLKVGGILVAPVGRWYQELVKITRTPSGFERAVVAPVQFVRMTGKAEADR, encoded by the coding sequence ATGGACGGGATGAGGAAAAGGCCATGGCTGCGGGGCGCGTTGCTGCTCTTGACGGGGGTCGTGCTCTGCCTGTTCGCCGCACTGGCTTCGGCCGGTTTCCAGTTTGTCGAGTCGGACGAGACCTATGGCGCTCGTCGGCGTGAGATGGTCGCGCGCCAGATCGAGGCGCGGGGCGTCAGCAATCCCGCCGTCCTCGAAGCCATGCGTCGGATTCCCCGGCATCGGTTCGTGCCTCGGTTGATGCGCGGTCGCGCATACCATAACAGCCCCCTGCCGATCGGTCATGAGCAAACGATTTCGCAACCCTATATCGTCGGGCTGATGACCAGCCTCGTCCGCCCCTCGAAATCGAAGCGCGTGCTCGAGATCGGTACGGGTTCGGGTTATCAGGCGGCGGTCTTGTCTGAGTGCTTCGGCGAGGTCGACACGATCGAGGTCATCCCGGAACTGGGTCTCCAGGCCAAGGCGATTCTCACTGAGCTCGGCTGCCGCAATGTGAACCTCAAGGTCGGGGACGGCTACGCAGGCTGGCCCGAGAAGGCGCCCTTCGACGCCGTCTTGCTGACGGCTGCGCCGCCGAAGCGGATCCCCCAGCCGCTGCTCGATCAACTCAAGGTCGGCGGGATCCTGGTGGCGCCGGTAGGCCGCTGGTATCAGGAACTCGTCAAGATCACCCGGACTCCGTCGGGCTTCGAGCGCGCCGTGGTGGCGCCGGTGCAGTTCGTTCGGATGACCGGGAAGGCTGAGGCGGACCGCTAG